One Paenibacillus sp. SYP-B4298 genomic window, GACAAGGGCGACAAGCTGGGACGCAAGCTAGGCATATCAGGCGGAGGGCGGTGCAACGTCACGAACGCCAAGGAGCTGGATGAGCTGATTCGCCATATACCGGGCAATGGGCGGTTTCTGTACAGTTCGCTGGGTCAATTCGGGAATCGGGATATTATCGCTTTCTTTGAGGGACTGGGCATTAAGCTGAAGGAGGAGGATAATGGCCGGATGTTCCCTGTATCCGACAAGGCAAAGACGGTCGTCGACGCGCTCATCGGTCAGGTCAGGAAGCAGCAGGTCGACATCTGGGTGCGCTCACCGGTCGAGATGGTGCTATACGATCAGGGGGCTGTGAAAGGCGTGCGGCTGAAATCCGGCCAGATTGTCCATAGCACATGCGTTGTTATCGCCTCCGGGGGCAAGTCGGTGCCGCAGACCGGCTCAACCGGAGATGGCTATCCGTGGGCAGAGCAGGCGGGTCACACCATCACAGAGCTGTTCCCAACAGAGGTACCGCTCACCTCGAACGAGCCGTTCATACAGACCAAGGAGCTGCAGGGGCTGTCGCTGCGGGATGTGGAGCTGTCCGTCTGGAGCGCCAAGGGCAAGAAGATTGTCGGGCACCGTGGCGATATGCTGTTCACCCACTTCGGCCTGTCCGGGCCGATTGCTCTGCGTTGCAGCCAGTTCGTAGGGAAGGAATTGAAGAAGTCAGGGGAGAGGAACGTTATCGTCGCCATTGATCTGATGCCGGATTACAGCCGCGATGAGGTCGGGCAGGAAACACTGCGTATGATTCGGGAGGAACCGAAGAAGGCAGTGAAAAATGTGCTCAAAAACGCGCTGCCCGAGCGTCTGGTTCCGTTGTTGCTGGCTCGCGCCGGACTGGACGAGCAGTTGACTTATGACAATGTACCGCGTGCGAAATGGCAGGAGCTAGCAGGTCTGATCAAGCATTTCCCGGTGCGCGTCTATGGCACGCTGTCGATTGAGGATGCCTTTGTAACAGGGGGCGGCGTGAATCTGAAGGAGATTGATCCGAAGACGATGGCCTCCAGGCGAATGGACGGCTTGTACTTTTGCGGGGAGGTTCTGGACATTCACGGATATACCGGCGGCTACAATATTACGGCTGCCTTCTCGACCGGCTACACAGCCGGGAGGAGCGCCGCGCTCCGCTCTGCCAACGCCCATTGACAGTGACAAGGGAACGGGCTGCCGCCAGCGGCTTCTAAACCGCTGGAGACAGCCCGTTCTGGCAGTCACTATACTTCGAGTACACCGTTGCTCCCGCTCTCTTCCTCCGTCATGACCCAATCCTCATTGACCATATGTGCCGGGATCGAGATCGACACTTGATCCAGCTCATATGCGGTATCGTTCATTTCATAGGCATCGCCAGCCGTTCGCTCCAGCAGACGTCCGCCGTAGGACATAGCAATCTCCAACGCAGAGATCAGATCCCCGCTTTGCAGCGCCAACTGCACATGCCGCTCGCCCACCCGATCCGGCACATAGCCAAGCTCCCTGAGCATGCTCCAGGCAAGGCTCGCGCTATGCGGGTCAGAGAATTCAAATCCAATGCTACCCGATGGATGCAATGTCATCCCCTCTTCCTCTAATCATGAATAGCTATGAATCTAGTCTGCCCGTTTTAACGCTGTTCTATTACTGCTATACCATATCAGCAGCACGATTGCCGGCAGCCATACTACAGCGGCACCGCCCAGCCCCATACCCGCCACAATAGACCAGACCAGGGTAGCAGGAGCAATCATCCAGAATCTGGAGAGCGCTCGTCCTCTTCTGAGTGCCTGCTCCTCCCATTTGAACTGCTTCAGGAGCGGCTCCTCTGTCCAGACCTTCCAATGAAGCGACTGCCAGTACATGCCAAGCAGGATAAAACCCGGGACGACCAGGCAACGGAGCAGCGGCGGCAGCGCCAGCAATGCGAGGGAGGTTAAGCTGATAAACCCTACCCAAGTCCACAACTTGTCGCCGCTGCGAATAAATGCCTTTATCCGCAGCTCCGCCAGCACCGCCCCGCCGTCCTGCGACTTGAATAATCGCCCCGATCGTGGAAAGAAC contains:
- a CDS encoding NAD(P)/FAD-dependent oxidoreductase, which produces MNYDVIIIGGGPSGLMSAIAASAQGARTLLLDKGDKLGRKLGISGGGRCNVTNAKELDELIRHIPGNGRFLYSSLGQFGNRDIIAFFEGLGIKLKEEDNGRMFPVSDKAKTVVDALIGQVRKQQVDIWVRSPVEMVLYDQGAVKGVRLKSGQIVHSTCVVIASGGKSVPQTGSTGDGYPWAEQAGHTITELFPTEVPLTSNEPFIQTKELQGLSLRDVELSVWSAKGKKIVGHRGDMLFTHFGLSGPIALRCSQFVGKELKKSGERNVIVAIDLMPDYSRDEVGQETLRMIREEPKKAVKNVLKNALPERLVPLLLARAGLDEQLTYDNVPRAKWQELAGLIKHFPVRVYGTLSIEDAFVTGGGVNLKEIDPKTMASRRMDGLYFCGEVLDIHGYTGGYNITAAFSTGYTAGRSAALRSANAH